The Methanococcoides sp. AM1 DNA window ATCCTTGTGGATCACACCCGGCTCGACCACCACATACAGGTCTTCAATATGTAGTTCCTTTATCTTGTTCATCCTTTGCAGATCAATGACCACACCACCGGCAACAGGTACGCTGTGACCACAAAGTGCCGTTCCTGCACCTCTTGGGACGATCGGGAAAAGATATTCATTTGCAAGTTTCACTATTTTTTCTATTTCAGCGGTCGTCTTTGGCCTTATCACAGCATCAGGCATACTGCGGTGTATTCCTGCATCGGTAGAATAAGCATATAACTCAGCTGTAGATGTACTGATATGGCCTTCACCCACAATATCCCGTAATTTGTCAATGATCTGCTGATCCATTATTTCACCATTATTCAATAAGAGGTACTGTCAAACTGCCCTGAGGCAGAATAATAGCATAAGGTTCCCTGCCCTGCTCTTTGATCACATTGATAGCCTTGTCAAAAGCTTTCTGTATCCCTTCCTGAGACTCCAGTTTTGCAGACTTCAGGACATCACTGTCAAGGTCGGATACAGCCCACATTTTAGCCCATGTGCCAATCTGTGCCATCCTTGCTGCTTTGTGGAATCCCAGCTTGTAACATTCAGATGTCTTTGCCATAACATCATTGCAGGTTGCTGAAGAACCAAGCAGATTAAGGAATGTATCATCTCCCACCCCATCACGGCACTTGGATACCAGAATGATGATACCATCATCTTCGAGTGCAAGCCTTCCGTTCTCAAGAGCCTTTTGTGATTGGTAAAGATCGATATCCATAGGATATGGTGCTGCAGAGAGAACAATGTTGCCTTTTTTGCTGAACTTCGTGCAGAAAACCTCGTTGGCCTTTACAACGGCAGCATCAAAGGATTCAAAAAGATCCCCTGCAGTCATTGCATAAAGACCATGATCTGCAGTAAGAATCGTCTGGATAGAGAAAATATTTAGGTCCTTAAGCACTTCCATGGCATCGGTCATGTCCTCCGCAACAGGATTTCCTTCAAGGGCAAGAGATTGAGCCGCATTTGAAAGAGCATGCTTGTGATTCATCTCAATTGTCTTGTACCCTGCAACTCCCGGCAGGAATGCCTTTCTTCCACCTGTGTAGCCTGCGAAATAATGCGGTTCCACACTTCCAATGACAAGTATATTGCCTGCCTGACGAACCATTTTGTTGATGTACATTTCAGTACCATTAGAAGAAACACCCAGGTAATCCATATCTTCATCCTTTCTGGCATCGTGCACAAAGATACGATCCCCCATGTCATCATAGATCTCCCCGAAAATGAACCTGAACTCATCTTCTGTGGGTGCCCTGTGTGCCCCTGTTGCCACTATGAACTTTACATCTGGATGAGAAAGAAGCATATCTTTCATCTCAAGGAGTACGCGGGCAGTTGGCGTCGGCCGTGTGGCATCATTTACAATGACCAAAAGGTGTTCAGTATTATTTATGAAGTTTTCAAAAGGTTCCCTGCCCAGTGGGTTTGAAAGTGCCTGTGAGATTATCCCGGACTCATCCCCTACCTCCGGCTCGTTCGGCGAAAGCACCTCATGAGGTATTTTTACTTCAAGATCAACAAAGTCCTTTCCATAGGGTATCTTCACATTCATTCCATATTCTCCTTTTTGCGTACACCAGGACACACATATTAGTACTACAATGTAAACCGGATAAAAACCGGACGATAATATAAACACTGCATACTTGAACCATTCTAAGTAAAGTTTGTATAAAAAGACTGGGTATGATACAAAGAAAAACGAGTACCAGTATAAAGATATATCCCTGAATAATCCCTGAATAATCCCTGAATATTTGCTATAGCCTAATTACTAAAATTAGATAAACGTTGCTTGAATTCGTTTTCAAAATGAAAAAGATACATGCAACACAGTTTATTTTTCAATTCCCTTGCTAACTCTTTCCAATAGCTCCTTAATTTCATCATTTAGCTCGGCTGCTTTTGAATCTAGATACTGGAGAGACTTTAGTTTAACACCATCAGAAGAGATCTTATCTTCCTCTTTCAATACTTCCTTTACAGACTCCAGATCATCTTTAAGCCTGTCTTTCTGCTCCAAGATGGAATCGATATTTTGCCTTTCTGTTGACTTAATTTCCTCATCAGTGATCGTATTGACCAGATCAAAGAATTCATTCTGTTTCTGTTCCATATCTTCGATCAATTTATCTATCTTCTTAGTTGTCTCCGCCTCTATAGCCTTACCAAAAATTACATCTTCTGTTGTAACCTGTGTGACATATTCATAAGTTGCCGGTGGCTTAACACCTACCTTATCATGATCAGAGGGTATGAAAAGGATATTCTTATCGTAGACCCTCTGATTCATAAATGTTGGAGATACTATTTCGATATGATCTTCATGAAGGCTATCGAACATCATCTTTTTCAGATCTGACCTTTTGGTTATAAGGCTGGATACATCCTTCAAAAGACCCCCTACCTTGTAAGTAACTGAAAAATCGCCTAATTCGACCACATGGACAAAAATATTCTCAAGATCTACTTTTTCTGCGGCCTTAATGAGAGCCTTTTCGATCTGCTCTCTTGATACATTATATCCTAATGAAACAGTAGTCGAGATAATTGTACCTGATGAACTTACAGTTACCAGAGGATTAGAGATCAATTTCAGGTTAGGTATGGTAATAATATCACGATCGACCGATTGGACCTGAGTATGCAGTATCCCGATCTCCGACACCTTCCCAAAGGTTTCTTCGACTCTTATATAATCGCCTGCTTTGAAAGGTTTTATTCGACTTAGCATTATACCGGACATACCATTTGCTACAAAAGTGGTCGATGATAACGCCATGGAGGCACCGATCAGGATACCAAAAAAGCTCAGGAGAGTCTGCTTCGTATTATCCGAGATTGGAAGGGTAAGCACAAAAACTACAAGCCCGACGAGTGCTACCAGAAAAAGAATGAACTGCTCAAAGGTCTTTTGATCTGAGAATATACGAGTCTTCCTGAAAATGTATCCCAGTGCAGTCAAAAGAATGAGCGTACTCATAACTACGATAATACCAGGATAGTATTCTTCCAGTACCATAATATTTTTTATCCCCCAGAAACACAGAAAATATAAATTGGATATAAGTACTAATTTTGTTTTTGTTTTATAAAAATGTGTTTGTGAAAGAAGCGATCCGAAAAACAGTTCATAAAATATTTAGACACATATCAATTTTCTGACCATACCGTGACATAATGCTTGAAAACAGAATTCTACGGCCACTAACATCGGTAAAAAAAATAGAACTCATCCCACACATATCGCAAATAATAAAAAACGGTATCAATGTAACGCAATAATTTTAAGATTATCAGAAATCAAATATAAGTAAAAAACATAATTGATGCAAAATTATTTAAATATAAAAATGGAACATATATATATGTATCTTGATTATGCTGAGAAATGGATTAAAAAAGGAGATAGCTTATTTAGTCTCAAAAAATACGAAGAAGCAATTGATGCATACAATAAAGCACTTGAGATATATTCAAAGGATGAAGGTGCATGGGAAAGCAAAGGAAATGCTCACTTTAATCTAAAAAGATATGAAGAGGCAATTGATGCATACAATGAAGCTCTTGAAATAAATCCGGAACTTGAGGGCATCTGGATAAATAAAGGAAATTCTTTTTTTAATATCAAACGATATGAGGAAGCAATTGAAGCATATGATCAAGCTATAAAGATCTACCCTGAAGATGAAAATGCGTGGATCAACAAAGGAAATGCTTATTTTAATCTTAAAAAATACGAAGAAACAGTTGAGGCATATACTAAAGCCCTGGAGATATATCCTGAAGAGGAAAATGTATGGATCAACAAGGGAAATGCATATTCACATCTGGAAAGATACGAAGAAGCAATTGAAACATATAACAGGGCATTGGAGATCAATCCGGAATCAAAAGATGCATGGGAAAACAAAGGAAATGCATATTCACATTTGGAAAAGAGTGATGAAGCGATCGATGCATTCAATAAGACCCTGGAGATCGATCCGGAAAATGAAGATGCGTGGGGAAGTAAAGGAAACACCCTCTATGACCTGGGTAAATATGAAGAAGCAATTGAAGCATTCAATAAAACCCTAGAGATAGATCCGGAAAATGAAAATACCTGGGCAAAAAAAGGGAAGGCATATTTCAATCTGAACGAGTACACAGAAGCAATTGAAGCATTCAATAGAGCCCTGGAGATCGATCCGGAAAATGAAAACACCTGGGCAAAAAAAGGGAAGGCGCATTTCAACCTGAAGGAATATGCAGAGGCAATTGAAGCATTCAATAAAAATCTGGAGATCGATCCAAAAGATGGAACCATATGGGCAAGCAAAGGGAATGCCTGCTTAATTCTGGAAAAGTATGAAGAAGCAATTCAGGCATACGAGAAAGCTACGGAACTTGATCCGAAAAACGGAAGCATATGGGAAAGCAGAGGAGATGCCTGCATAATACTGGAAAAGTATGAAGAAGCAATTCAGGCATACGAGAAAGCGATAAAGCTTGACCTAAATAATGAAAGAATATGGGCAAGCAAAGGAAATGCGCATACCAGCCTGAAACAATACGAAAACTCAATTGAAGCATACAATAATGCGACAGATATCGATCCAAAAGATGAATCTGTTTGGGTCAGTAAAGGAAATGCATATTTCAACCTGAAAAAGTACGAAGAGGCAATTCAGGCATACAGTAGAGCCCTTCAGCTAGATCCGAAAAACGAACTTGCATGGATATCCAAAGGAAATGCATGTTCGATCCTCGAAAGACAAGCAGAAGCAATTGAAGCATATAATAAAGCCACAGAAATAAACCCCGGTTCTGAAGACGTATGGATCAATAAGGGAAATACACTTTTTACTCTGGAAATATACGACGAAGCACTCAACTCATATGAGAAGGCCATTGAGATCGATCCGGGATCGGAAAGAGTATGGACCAATAAAGGAAATGCATATTTCTGTCTGGAAAGATACGAAGAAGCAATATATGCATACAATAAGGCCACAGAAATATATCCTGAATCTGAATTCGTATGGACCAATAAAGGAAATGCATATTCCTATCTAAAGAGATATAAGGATGCGATCACAGCATACAGTAAGGCGCTCCAGCTAAAGCCAAATGATAAAAATGCATGGGCAAACAAAGGAAATGCGTATTTGTATCTGAAAGAATACGAAGATGCTATCATAGCATATG harbors:
- the larA gene encoding nickel-dependent lactate racemase; this translates as MNVKIPYGKDFVDLEVKIPHEVLSPNEPEVGDESGIISQALSNPLGREPFENFINNTEHLLVIVNDATRPTPTARVLLEMKDMLLSHPDVKFIVATGAHRAPTEDEFRFIFGEIYDDMGDRIFVHDARKDEDMDYLGVSSNGTEMYINKMVRQAGNILVIGSVEPHYFAGYTGGRKAFLPGVAGYKTIEMNHKHALSNAAQSLALEGNPVAEDMTDAMEVLKDLNIFSIQTILTADHGLYAMTAGDLFESFDAAVVKANEVFCTKFSKKGNIVLSAAPYPMDIDLYQSQKALENGRLALEDDGIIILVSKCRDGVGDDTFLNLLGSSATCNDVMAKTSECYKLGFHKAARMAQIGTWAKMWAVSDLDSDVLKSAKLESQEGIQKAFDKAINVIKEQGREPYAIILPQGSLTVPLIE
- a CDS encoding mechanosensitive ion channel domain-containing protein, producing MVLEEYYPGIIVVMSTLILLTALGYIFRKTRIFSDQKTFEQFILFLVALVGLVVFVLTLPISDNTKQTLLSFFGILIGASMALSSTTFVANGMSGIMLSRIKPFKAGDYIRVEETFGKVSEIGILHTQVQSVDRDIITIPNLKLISNPLVTVSSSGTIISTTVSLGYNVSREQIEKALIKAAEKVDLENIFVHVVELGDFSVTYKVGGLLKDVSSLITKRSDLKKMMFDSLHEDHIEIVSPTFMNQRVYDKNILFIPSDHDKVGVKPPATYEYVTQVTTEDVIFGKAIEAETTKKIDKLIEDMEQKQNEFFDLVNTITDEEIKSTERQNIDSILEQKDRLKDDLESVKEVLKEEDKISSDGVKLKSLQYLDSKAAELNDEIKELLERVSKGIEK
- a CDS encoding tetratricopeptide repeat protein: MEHIYMYLDYAEKWIKKGDSLFSLKKYEEAIDAYNKALEIYSKDEGAWESKGNAHFNLKRYEEAIDAYNEALEINPELEGIWINKGNSFFNIKRYEEAIEAYDQAIKIYPEDENAWINKGNAYFNLKKYEETVEAYTKALEIYPEEENVWINKGNAYSHLERYEEAIETYNRALEINPESKDAWENKGNAYSHLEKSDEAIDAFNKTLEIDPENEDAWGSKGNTLYDLGKYEEAIEAFNKTLEIDPENENTWAKKGKAYFNLNEYTEAIEAFNRALEIDPENENTWAKKGKAHFNLKEYAEAIEAFNKNLEIDPKDGTIWASKGNACLILEKYEEAIQAYEKATELDPKNGSIWESRGDACIILEKYEEAIQAYEKAIKLDLNNERIWASKGNAHTSLKQYENSIEAYNNATDIDPKDESVWVSKGNAYFNLKKYEEAIQAYSRALQLDPKNELAWISKGNACSILERQAEAIEAYNKATEINPGSEDVWINKGNTLFTLEIYDEALNSYEKAIEIDPGSERVWTNKGNAYFCLERYEEAIYAYNKATEIYPESEFVWTNKGNAYSYLKRYKDAITAYSKALQLKPNDKNAWANKGNAYLYLKEYEDAIIAYEKALQIDPEDEKTWINKGNAYSQVKKYENSIDAYEKALQLNPEDENVWISKGNVYYHLKKYEKSIEAYNKALEINPNCEDVWTNKGNVFSHMKKYEESSEAYNKALEMNPENVAVHLNYANTLRENKKFSEAETEVTLVLQMNPSNSFALGALGDILSDEGYFEKAIEEYEKALFNSEEMHPSSISEIYNNMGRAYGELEDYEKAEKYFRKALSEDEYNVKAIRNSRILEKMKDSQGLLKKMFKIKRSNEAKPEFELSSSYGLIEAKNQIHENALEIEY